Within Leptospiraceae bacterium, the genomic segment ATGATCCATCACACTTTCAAAGATTTTTAACAAACCTCTATTCTAAAAAATGGATCGTATATACAAAACAACCTTTTGAAAATCCCGACTCCGTAATTAAATACCTCGGACGTTATACACACAGGATAGCAATCAGTAACCAGAGAATATTAGAAATCACAAACAATACCGTAACATTCAGATACAAAGATTATGCGGATAATGACAAACTCAAAACAATGACTCTACCATGTGTAGAGTTTATTCGCAGGTTTCTTATGCATATCCTTCCATTAGGATTCGTTAAAATCAGACATTACGGAATCATCGCAAACCGATCTCGCAAAGACTCTCTCGAATTATGTAAGTCACTTCTTAAAAAACTAAATCGTTCTTTAAATCAGAAGTCTACACCGGAAGAATGGAAAGATATTCTTGCGTCCATGATCAAAAAGATTCTCCTATGTAGCGTATGTAAAATTGGCTCTTTCGTATCCATTAGCCTCATCCAAAAACAAGTCCGACCTCCCTAGTCACTTTGAATCCCCATAGTCCCGCATAAAGTCTCATTACAACGCGGTTTCGGGAAGCTCTTCTAACCGCAATAGACTTTTAGAGGTTTTTTCTTCGGATTGATTTCTGGTTAATACATCTTAGCCGCTTTCCCTAATTCGGCTCTCGTAAGTCTATTGCGTTTAGAAACTGAATGTGTTAGGCGGGGTTTGCTGGCGTGTGTATTACAATAAAGTATTTCTATTTCTTTCAATGACACTGAGATTAGACTTATAACTTTTCAATTTCTTCTATACTTAATCCAGTTGCTTTTACGATAGACTGAAAATCAATTCCTAGCGATTTAAGTTTTTTTCCAATTTCTAATTTCTCTTCCTTTTTAGCTTCCTCTTTTGCTTTCATCTCAGCAAATTCGACTCTACCTTTTTCATCTTGTTCTCTCATTAAAAAGTAATCATAACTATCCAATTCATCCTTAGTCCAATTATGTTTATCTGATTCGGTATAGGCTTCCTTTAGTCCTTCGTCTGTAACGTCAGGCGGAACTACATCTAAATTCTCAGCATTTTTAATAAAATAAATCCATTTATCAGTAAGAGTCTTACAC encodes:
- a CDS encoding transposase, with amino-acid sequence MYSWFLSILHTWGQTLSYHPHIHVLITGGGISADKGKWIDSRDKFFLPIPVLSKLFQRLFLFHLKKYYHGSYLTIPKSCEELNDPSHFQRFLTNLYSKKWIVYTKQPFENPDSVIKYLGRYTHRIAISNQRILEITNNTVTFRYKDYADNDKLKTMTLPCVEFIRRFLMHILPLGFVKIRHYGIIANRSRKDSLELCKSLLKKLNRSLNQKSTPEEWKDILASMIKKILLCSVCKIGSFVSISLIQKQVRPP